The genomic interval CGGGCCCTTGAGGCCATGCCCCGGCCGAGAGGAGCTCCCGACGCCGCCATGCCTTAATCCAGAATAAGCCATCCCGCAGTAGTCAAGATTCCCAGGTCAGGACAAGAAAACAGACCAGTAGTATTCACTCCATTGCTGGCAGAAGATCAGACCACCATTGCAATGCCGTTTCCTCCAGCATCTCTCCAGCAACAACTGCATACacattccataaaaaaaactgtgtCAAGATCGTTGTACTGATGCAAAACATCCAAATCCTCAGGAAGTACACTGCACTCAGTACGAAACTCATAATTCTTCAGTTAGTACACTACTCCAAAAGGCATCCGAATTTCCAGTCGCACAGCGATCAAACAAGTGCCACTGAACAACAGGAAAAAACCGcaaaacttgctctaaatcCTGACAGATCACTCAAAATTGGTCCAAAGTTTCCCCGAAATAAACCGGGCGATCCATCCCAACCGCCGCAAACCGGGCCCGAAGGGAACATTAAAAACgacttctttttttcccctctggTGGGATCAAAGAATCTGTAGCCCATTACCTGTGGAACCAAAATACTCCACCGCAGAGATCAAAGAGAGATTCTTGGAGCAAGCAGATCAAAACACCACCTCTCAACAGGCTCCACTGCTCCTGGAATTACTCCGGGGTTCTCGCGCTCATGgcagaggacgaggaggagatggcTGGGAGGGGCTCTCACTCTCCGGAGCAAGTAGGTAGAGGGGAGTGAGAGCAGAGTGAGCGAGAGTGGAGTGAGGTAGTGGAGGGCAGCTGCTTGTGCTGCTCTTCTCCTTCcaaacttttccttttctgGTAAAAAGAATTGGGCACGGGCATGGAGGAGCATAGAGAAATTTatggaaggaaggagaaggagaggagggagttgAGTTGGGGgagaaggaaacaaaaaattgggTTGAGCTGTGGAGGTGAAGTGACTTTGATTTGAGGGTTTTTGGTGTTTGGCTGCAGCCAATTTGGCAGTGAAATGACTTGCATTGATTTGACAGGAGTGTTGACTTGTGaaatgactttttttaatggtGATGTTTAAAgatactttaaattttagttttaaaacttattttagattctttttaatttgttttctaagCCGAGAAAATGAGGTGGAAATGATGCCAAATTTACAATTTCAATAGATATTGACTTCCTGTAACAACAGAAGGTTAGAAATAATGGGGTCGGATTAATGCTGCTAATGTTGAGATTTTTTGCTGAACAAGTTTCAGCTCCTTTGTGATTTTCATTTCCTGCTGCTTTAGTCGTACAGGGCATCCATTCTTCTATTCTAAACGCAAATCCAACTCATGGAGCCGTGCTTATCTCCCCGTACCAGAAAAGAAATCGACAAAAGCCTGCATGTGCCACAGAACTTTCGGTAGAACGATACAACAAGCATGGTTCGCTTCAGGAGACCACTTTGCCAGAAGCTGCATTAACAATgcggaaaaaaacaaacttcatGTAGCCTGTGTTACCCGTTCTTCGTTtatcagaaattcagagcTATGGAATGTACAACATcatgcatctttttttttcttctaagaAAAACTTCTGTACATGAAGTAttcattctaaaattcatgctGATCCAGTTCTCCTTATATCGATCCATGGgttctttgtttctttataTGTATGTTGTAATGTAGTCATATACAGCTTGCCACAGATCTGCCTGCCTGCAAGCAGAGAGACGATGTAATACATGAAGCAAGAGAAACATATAACAGAGGCAGTCACATGGCTATGCCCTAAGGGATAGAAACAAGAAACAAGTGGTAGTAACAAACAGGAGCACCCAAAAGGTCCACCAAGATAGCTGTTCTGTTCATCCTCATCATGCTAATAAGAGACCAGGGCCCTGTCATTCGTTGACCAGGTCAATGGGCCTCACAGGCAGCCATCACTTCAGTTTGCATATGCTACTGTAAAGTGCTCATGTGTGCTGTGAGATATGGCTACATCACTATTCAAAGGGGGGTCGCCTGTTAGCTGTACCTCTGCATGTGGGGAGGATGAACTTATAGCTTTTAATCTTCATACATTAATCTTGATGTCTGTGAAAAGCTCCACACAGTATTCTTGCAAAACAAAGTTGATTGTTCCAGTTTTAGtagccaaaatttagattttgcaGAATGAAACGGTTATGTAAAAGAAAGTAGAAACTGACCTGATTGTCTGCATATCAAATTCCAACAGCATCAAGAAGCTCTGAGTGCTGTGACACAGGGACTAGCGTGTTTGCGACAATTGCGCCACTTGCTGCGACGGCCGGTACACCGATGCCTGGGAAAGTCGAGTCACCACAGCAGAATAGCTGGGGTATCGGTGTTGCCTGCCCAGGGAAAGTAGCCTCCCCAGCTTTTATGGCTGGACCATAGGTTCCTCTATTTCTTCGGAGGAACCTCTTGTGTGTTAATGGTGTTCCAACCAGCTTCACGTCGCATTTTTCTCTGCTAAATCTTGGACCAAGGGCAAGCTCCACAGCTTTCCACATCACCTGAAAGGTTTACATTAACATGTCACCGAAGACAACAAGTTACTATTTACAATCAGTACATAAGGAGTTCTATATGAAAAGTGTATCTAGTTTCGATAACTTTTTACTAGCTTTTGATAATTTTTGCTTCCTTGAAGTTTTAATATCCAGATTATTAGTCTAGACTCTAGACTGCTAGACAAGCCATATGCCCATGCGCGCACGTGTGCAAAAGACGGGTAAGCAGATGAAATTTCCAGGAAATAGCTGAACtgatgaaattttattaaaggCGCATGGATTTTTAGGTGCTAACTCCCAGCTATCAATGGAAACGCTACAAGAACAAGAGCACAGCAGTTGTTCTATGTTGTACCTCAGAGCGTTCTTCTTTCAGCCTTCGATACTCGGCGCTTTTCCGGTCTAGTCCCTCCCACAAACTGAAAGGTTCTGTTCCTGGTGTATAAGCATGTAGGACATGCTTTCCAGGCGGCGCTAAGCCATTTCCAAGAACACTAGGAACTGATATCAATACAACGTTCTGGTCACCATCAACTCCTTTGTTCCAATCATTAACCACAATATGATGGATTCCAAGGTCCTCTCTAGCATTCTGTTCCAGTTATGTAAGTAGTTAAGTGAGATAATGTCTGAGTCAATGTGGAACACACACCTTAATAATCATAATTTGCTAACGTGAAGTGTATGACAACCAACCTCCACATCAAAACCCAAGTGGAGATGCATAAACGATTCACATTGTGGAGTTGCTTTCACTTTGTCTTTATATGATCTTGGGACAGCATCTGGTGGCAGTAAATCCAAAGTATCCCACATCGATGCATTGCTAACAACTGCTTTCTTTGCACGCACAATCTGCATGAGGAGAAAATTCCCGACAAGATTTCAACAGCTGCTCAATCTTCAAAACGTAGGTTGCATGATGGAAGTCAATACAAGGAAATAGCTTACTATCTAGTGACCTAGAATAACATGGCACAATCATGCCACTCGAAAATAGATTGCATAAGACAACAAGGTGAGAAAAGTTACCCCATCTTGGCCTACATGATTTCTATGGTCTGCCACTACTGCAAATGGGTGGACCAAGGCCTAAAGCCTAAACTAAATGCAATATGCAGTACTGAAGgtaacactttttttttttttgcaggaaaACATATAATGATTGTTGTGGATTGTGCATTGAAGTCTTTGTAACATCCACAAGGCTCAAGGTAATGTAAGTACCATCATACTTGATGAAATCATTACCATGGTAACAGTACAGATCAGTGCTGCTATAATTGGTTTTGTGTTCATAACTTTGTATCACTGACATCATTTCCTTCTAGGTAACAGTTCGTTTTTGTTTGCTAATAACATATCCTTACGAGATACTTACTTGTCCACTTTGTAGCTTGACACCAACTGCTCGACCattttcaattaaaattttgtcaacATGAGAACGAAGAGCAAGTCTGCCACCAAATTTTTTGATTCCTCGCACAAGGGCATCTATTATTGCTCCGCTTCCCTCAAGAGGATACTCAAGCGAGCATCCTGGTTTATACCATTCTGCAAACATATAAACCTGTGGTTGTAGTTAGACCAAATGATGAAACAGAAAAAACTTCATAAGAGTGAACTTGAGCACACTTCAGAAAAGCTATCATAGAGGTAAATACTGAATAATATGGAAAACCATGCATTGTAACTTATTGTGTGCTAATTGTATGGTTCAGTGCCCAATATTTCATGTAGCAGACATTGCCATCCACCAATGGGAATGCATGCCATTAACCTATAGAATTTTAGATCTGCTACAAATACAATCACTACCATGGAGACTTCATTGACTGGTTTAGGCCTTTAGGGTCACGTGAGAGTGACTACTGAATGGTATAGATCCTGAAATAGCACCTGCTACATAAACTATATGTAGAAAACACTACATTGAGGTCGTTTCAACTTTAGATGACCTGATGAGTGATGACATGAGCATGTAACACCGGCACAACTATTGTATATTGGATAGGAACAAGAGGAATATTACACCAATAAGCCCATCATATGATGTCCTCGCCATTAGGTGCACAGATAAATACATTCACAGAAGTTGTGCAATAAAAGTATTCCTTTGTTCATCTATTTAATGACCTCATTTACACCAATAAACCCATCATATGCATTCGGAAATCATATTCTGTCATCTTGATATTGGTCGTTTTTCACAGTGAATTAAATGTTTGTTTAAAAGAAACCAGCGGGAAatgataattaaattaattaaatgttgGCAAAGCAAATGGTATTGAAATTAAAGGAAAACAAGCAGAATAAGGAATTCAATGTTGGCAGAAATACTGAAAGTTAAGCTGTTGGAAATTAGTTTACCATTTCTGCAGAAAGAGCACCATCAGATTTGACTCCCGCAAGTAGAAAACACAAGAGATCGATCCAATTACGAACAAAGGGATTTTTCAGACCCAATGAATCGACAATCTCTGAGAATGGTCGTAGAAGTTTTGTAGCGCCAAGAGCTCCTTGAGGTCCCATTTGCAGGATTGATTTCAAGAGAGAAGGAGCATATCTACCAGCAGCTGTGGAGAGCACACCTAAATCACCTCGAATGGAAAGTGGAGGCAAAGCCATTGCAGCTGCAGATATAGGAATAACTGCATCCTGAGATTGTTTTAGTATGGTATCAGTCCATGTCCTAATGGAACATAACATGGccctaagattttttttctaaaaaagaagATACTCTGTGAAAACAAGTGAACAGAAACGAAAGCCTTAATAATGTATGCATTGCACACGTGTTGTTAGAAGTTCAGTGTGTAGTGAGTCCATCTACACAACTATGGCTGCAGGAGTATTTTCCAAAGAAAACACATTTCAGACTCAAGAAACTCACAAGAAGCTTTTTCCACTCCTGGACTGCATCAACGCCAACAAATGCCTCGAGATCCTGAAGGAATTGCAAGTCAGAATCTCACCAGTGCTCAGACCATCCAATAGAACAAAATGGTTATAATCGGGACTGCATAAATG from Oryza brachyantha chromosome 3, ObraRS2, whole genome shotgun sequence carries:
- the LOC102703858 gene encoding prolycopene isomerase 1, chloroplastic; translation: MASAALASRALQPPRRHRGPSPRRPRSPTTSAGAACPRRRGGGAPAVVAAGSARCRAVAADERPAEPSFPEGEDGALSGVAERPEADVVVIGSGIGGLCCAGLLARYNQDVLVLESHDRPGGAAHSFDIKGFNFDSGPSLFSGFQSRGPQANPLAQVLDALGESVPCASYDSWMVYVPEGQFLSRIGPTDFLKDLEAFVGVDAVQEWKKLLDAVIPISAAAMALPPLSIRGDLGVLSTAAGRYAPSLLKSILQMGPQGALGATKLLRPFSEIVDSLGLKNPFVRNWIDLLCFLLAGVKSDGALSAEMVYMFAEWYKPGCSLEYPLEGSGAIIDALVRGIKKFGGRLALRSHVDKILIENGRAVGVKLQSGQIVRAKKAVVSNASMWDTLDLLPPDAVPRSYKDKVKATPQCESFMHLHLGFDVENAREDLGIHHIVVNDWNKGVDGDQNVVLISVPSVLGNGLAPPGKHVLHAYTPGTEPFSLWEGLDRKSAEYRRLKEERSEVMWKAVELALGPRFSREKCDVKLVGTPLTHKRFLRRNRGTYGPAIKAGEATFPGQATPIPQLFCCGDSTFPGIGVPAVAASGAIVANTLVPVSQHSELLDAVGI